GTTGATCACATTGCGCCAGAATTCTTCTTGAACCCATGCGCCTTGGTATCCGGCATCGGTAAAAGCACTGCCGTATTCTGCGTTGGTGCGTTCACCAGTCAGCGCATAGGTCCAGTCGGCAATGGAAAAGAAATCTAGCTCAACCTTGAAGCTGCCCCAGACTGTCCAGACAAACGGAAATGCTGCCATGAGCAGCCAGAGGCCTGCAAATATATATATGATCAGTTTTAGCCCGATGGGTCTTCTTTGTGCGAAGCTGGCCATGATTACGTCTTCCCTTTGAAGTCGCGCCAGGTGCGTACAAGAACCGGTGACAAAAGGATTGCCACGCCCAGAATTGTAAGCACAGAGGTTGAAGCTGCAGAGGAAAGCTGACGCGTTTCGCCCTGTAGATCGTTATAGATAAAGTAACTCAAACTTTGGGCATGCGCCGCTGCTTGGAATGCAATGATCGGTTCGAACACTTTGAAATTATCCATCAGCTGGATCAATGTAACAAAGGTGATCAAGGGCAACAAATGCGGTACAACTACATAGCGCACCTGTTGAAAGCGGGTTGCGCCGTCAATTTGCGCAGCTTCGATTTGATCCTGTGGAAGGGTTTGCAATCCGGCATAGAAAATGACAAATGCGAATGGCGCTGCGTGCCATATCCCCCAGACGATCAAGGCAATCCACATAAGCCCGGTTGAGGCTTTCAGAGACAGATCTGGATCGGCGACCAGCCATTGGATGGCCTTACCCAATATACCCCGGCTGTCGATCATCCAATAAAGCACCAGCCCGCCAATGATCGGCGTAACAACAAACGGTAAGAGAGAGAAGAATATCGCCAGCCCGCGCAAACTTTTATGCAGCGCGTTTACGGTCAGCGCAATCAATAGGCCAAGCAAAATTACACAGGGAGTGACGAATATAATGAAAGTTAGTGTGAAGCCCATCGCGCGGTAAAATGGCAAATTACTAAGCTGGTTAACGAACGTGCCCCAACTCTCTGATTTTGCCCAAGCCTCGCGCATTTCACCGGTGGCAAGATGGCCACGATCAAGAAAAATATCAAGTCCGACAAACCGGCCCAGTGGCTTCGCTTCGCGTAATTGCCGTGTGGCGTCCTGATCTACGGTGGTTTCCGTGGTGCATCCAACCAATGGTGTGCATGTTTCTACCTCGACCAAAACGGCAGGGTGGGGCGCATAAATAGACTGGAAAACCACCGACACGATCGGAAGGGCTATGAATAAAACCATTGCCGCCGCAGTTGGTAGAAAGAACCAGAAAAAAGTGCTGTGTCGCATGGACGCTCATTCCGAAATCGAGGTCTAAGTTAATTGAAAGCCCGGGGGCGGTGATCGTCCCCGGGCTTTGGGTTTTTAGTTCAAAAACCCTTTTTCTTTGGCCGCTGCCACATAGGCGGCTTCAACATCTGCAAGCGCCTGTTCTGCAGACTCTTTACCTTGCATAAAGTCTGACAGTTCATTGCCAAGCGCCGAGTGCAAAAGACCCATGTAAGGCAACATTGGGTAGGGTGGTGTGCCCATTTTGGCCGCTTCAAAAACACCAATGGCCGCATCAGTTGGCTGATAGCCGTCAATCAACCATACTGCTTGGGTTCTGATTGCTTCATCTTCCATTTTTGCTGGGCGAATTGCATTCATCAATGCGATGAATGTGGCTTCTGCTTCTGCATCGCTGATATTTTTCGCGACGGTCCAGCCATCCCACCATAATGTTGAAGCTGGCGTTGAGCCGCCGCCCACAGTCATCGGGCCTGCGATTGCATGGCCATTTTTAACCG
The nucleotide sequence above comes from Rhodobacteraceae bacterium Araon29. Encoded proteins:
- a CDS encoding ABC transporter permease subunit, yielding MRHSTFFWFFLPTAAAMVLFIALPIVSVVFQSIYAPHPAVLVEVETCTPLVGCTTETTVDQDATRQLREAKPLGRFVGLDIFLDRGHLATGEMREAWAKSESWGTFVNQLSNLPFYRAMGFTLTFIIFVTPCVILLGLLIALTVNALHKSLRGLAIFFSLLPFVVTPIIGGLVLYWMIDSRGILGKAIQWLVADPDLSLKASTGLMWIALIVWGIWHAAPFAFVIFYAGLQTLPQDQIEAAQIDGATRFQQVRYVVVPHLLPLITFVTLIQLMDNFKVFEPIIAFQAAAHAQSLSYFIYNDLQGETRQLSSAASTSVLTILGVAILLSPVLVRTWRDFKGKT